The following proteins are co-located in the Pseudomonas synxantha genome:
- a CDS encoding aldehyde dehydrogenase (NADP(+)) codes for MPELSGHNFIAGGRSAAGSVLLHSVDATTGQPLPTGFVQATVEEVDAAAMAAARAYPAFRNLSAERRAQFLEAIASELDALGDDFVALVCQETALPAARVQGERSRTSGQMRLFAQALRHGGFYGARIDLPLPARQPLPRGDLRQCRLGLGPVAVFGASNFPLAFSTAGGDTAAALAAGCPVVFKAHSGHMATAERVAEAIIRAAEQTDMPRGVFNMVFGAGVGEALVKHPMIQAVGFTGSLKGGRALCDMAAARPQPIPVFAEMSSINPVLVLPEALQVRGERVATELAASVVMGAGQFCTNPGLVIGIRSAAFSRFVQTLSTLLADQPGQTMLNANGLRSYVQGCEALLEHPQITHLAGHVQQGNQASAQLFQADVELLLTSNVMLQEEIFGPATVVVEVADRAELLAALQGLRGQLTATLIGEPAELEQCADLVAVLEQKVGRVLINGYPTGVEVCDAMVHGGPWPATSDARGTSVGTLAIDRFLRPVCYQNFPDGLLPDALKNSNPLGLMRLVNGEHTAQSL; via the coding sequence ATGCCCGAACTGTCCGGACACAACTTTATCGCCGGTGGCCGCAGCGCTGCCGGGTCGGTGTTGCTGCACAGCGTGGACGCTACAACCGGGCAACCACTGCCCACAGGTTTCGTCCAGGCCACGGTCGAGGAGGTGGATGCCGCAGCCATGGCGGCTGCCCGGGCTTATCCCGCCTTTCGCAACCTGTCGGCCGAGCGCCGAGCGCAATTTCTGGAGGCCATAGCCAGTGAACTGGACGCCTTGGGCGATGACTTTGTGGCCCTTGTCTGTCAGGAGACTGCGTTGCCGGCGGCACGTGTACAGGGTGAACGATCCCGCACCAGTGGCCAGATGCGCCTGTTCGCCCAGGCCCTGCGCCACGGCGGCTTTTACGGAGCGCGTATCGACTTGCCGTTGCCCGCCCGCCAACCCTTGCCCAGGGGCGATCTGCGCCAGTGCCGCTTGGGCCTCGGCCCGGTAGCGGTATTCGGCGCGAGTAATTTTCCGCTGGCATTCTCCACCGCAGGCGGTGATACCGCTGCCGCGCTCGCCGCGGGCTGCCCGGTCGTATTCAAGGCCCACAGCGGGCACATGGCGACCGCGGAACGGGTGGCCGAAGCCATCATCCGCGCCGCCGAGCAGACCGACATGCCCAGAGGCGTGTTCAACATGGTCTTCGGTGCTGGCGTGGGAGAAGCTTTGGTCAAGCACCCCATGATTCAAGCCGTCGGCTTCACCGGTTCACTCAAGGGCGGTAGGGCGCTGTGTGACATGGCGGCTGCGCGCCCGCAACCGATCCCGGTGTTTGCCGAGATGAGCAGCATCAATCCGGTATTAGTATTGCCGGAAGCCTTGCAGGTACGGGGCGAGCGTGTCGCGACCGAGCTGGCGGCTTCGGTGGTCATGGGGGCAGGGCAGTTCTGCACCAATCCTGGCTTGGTCATCGGCATTCGCTCAGCGGCATTCAGCCGCTTCGTGCAAACGCTGAGTACATTGCTGGCCGATCAGCCGGGGCAAACCATGCTCAATGCCAATGGCCTGCGCAGCTATGTCCAGGGCTGTGAAGCCTTGCTGGAGCATCCGCAGATCACCCATTTGGCCGGGCACGTACAGCAGGGTAATCAGGCCAGCGCGCAGTTGTTCCAGGCCGATGTCGAGCTGCTTCTGACGAGCAATGTCATGCTGCAGGAAGAAATCTTCGGCCCGGCCACGGTGGTGGTGGAAGTGGCTGATCGGGCTGAACTGTTGGCGGCCTTGCAGGGTTTGCGCGGCCAACTGACAGCCACCCTGATCGGTGAGCCGGCTGAACTCGAGCAGTGTGCTGACCTTGTGGCCGTGCTTGAGCAAAAAGTTGGGCGGGTGCTGATCAACGGTTACCCGACCGGGGTGGAGGTTTGCGATGCCATGGTCCATGGCGGGCCTTGGCCGGCGACGTCCGATGCCCGTGGCACCTCGGTAGGCACCTTGGCCATCGATCGGTTCCTGCGGCCGGTGTGCTACCAGAACTTCCCCGATGGCTTGCTTCCCGACGCCTTGAAGAACAGCAATCCCTTGGGGCTGATGCGCCTGGTCAATGGAGAACACACGGCCCAGTCACTGTAA